A portion of the Canis aureus isolate CA01 chromosome 32, VMU_Caureus_v.1.0, whole genome shotgun sequence genome contains these proteins:
- the RSL24D1 gene encoding putative ribosome biogenesis protein RLP24, protein MRIEKCYFCSGPIYPGHGMMFVRNDCKVFRFCKSKCHKNFKKKRNPRKVRWTKAFRKAAGKELTVDNSFEFEKRRNEPVKYQRELWNKTIDAMKRVEEIKQKRQAKFIMNRLKKNKELQKVQDIKEVKQNIHLIRAPLAGKGKQLEEKMVQKLQEDVDMEDIS, encoded by the exons ATGCGTATTGAGAAGTGTTATTTCTGTTCGGGGCCTATTTACCCAGGCCACGGCATGATGTTTGTCCGCAACGATTGCAAG GTATTCAGATTCTGTAAATCCAAATgtcataaaaactttaaaaagaagcgCAATCCTCGCAAGGTCAGGTGGACTAAAGCATTCCGTAAAGCAGCTGGTAAAGAGCTTACAGTG GATAATTCATTTGAATTTGAAAAACGTAGAAATGAACCTGTCAAATACCAGCGAGAGTTATGGAATAAAACTA TTGATGCAATGAAGAGAGTTGAAGAGATCAAACAGAAGCGCCAAGCTAAATTTATAATGAATAG attaaagaaaaataaagaattacagAAAGTTCAGGACATCAAAGAAGTCAAGCAAAACATTCATCTTATCCGGGCCCCTCTTGCAG gcaaaggaaagCAGCTGGAAGAAAAAATGGTGCAGAAATTACAAGAGGATGTGGACATGgaagatatttcttaa